Proteins encoded in a region of the Phenylobacterium glaciei genome:
- a CDS encoding murein hydrolase activator EnvC family protein: MLTLRTACLIGAFASLAVGVVALAAASERDKLQSLNVRETVLSAEQGRNLNRLARLLTVLEQFRRDPPPALLVSPDDAVSAVRAAILVKAITPELQRRAKLYAAEASEIARQRRLAAVASEALFTADSQLAEARMMQPPGLRPANPLQDDDGEVTPPKSLAPPAPGPITRRFGQAVPGGGKANGLTIATASGAKVTAPDAGLVQYVGPVKGWGVILILRLAGGYHLVLAGLDRTSVGVGQSVAAGAPVGWMADGRQSPSDLYLEVRERGAPVDPGRWMKGGNGLRPTVG; encoded by the coding sequence TTGCTGACCCTCCGCACCGCCTGTCTGATCGGCGCCTTCGCCAGCCTGGCGGTGGGCGTCGTGGCGCTCGCCGCCGCCAGCGAGCGGGACAAGCTGCAGAGCCTCAATGTCCGCGAGACGGTGCTCAGCGCCGAGCAGGGCCGCAATCTCAACCGCCTGGCCCGACTGCTCACCGTGCTGGAACAGTTCCGCCGCGATCCGCCGCCGGCGCTGCTGGTCAGCCCCGATGACGCGGTCTCCGCCGTCCGGGCCGCCATCCTGGTCAAGGCCATCACCCCGGAACTGCAACGCCGCGCCAAGCTCTACGCCGCCGAAGCCAGCGAGATCGCCCGCCAGCGCCGCCTGGCCGCCGTGGCCAGCGAGGCCCTGTTCACCGCCGACAGCCAGCTGGCCGAGGCGCGCATGATGCAGCCCCCGGGCCTGCGGCCAGCCAACCCCCTGCAGGACGACGACGGCGAGGTGACCCCGCCCAAGAGCCTGGCGCCCCCCGCCCCGGGGCCCATCACCCGGCGCTTCGGCCAGGCGGTTCCCGGCGGCGGCAAGGCTAACGGCCTGACCATCGCGACCGCCTCTGGGGCGAAAGTGACGGCGCCCGACGCCGGACTTGTCCAATATGTGGGCCCGGTAAAGGGCTGGGGTGTGATCTTGATCTTAAGATTGGCCGGTGGATACCATCTGGTGTTGGCTGGTCTGGACCGGACAAGCGTCGGCGTCGGACAATCCGTCGCGGCGGGTGCGCCTGTCGGATGGATGGCGGATGGGCGACAATCGCCTTCTGACCTCTATCTTGAGGTCCGGGAACGGGGCGCGCCGGTAGACCCGGGGCGTTGGATGAAGGGCGGAAACGGCTTGAGACCGACCGTCGGCTGA
- the rlmH gene encoding 23S rRNA (pseudouridine(1915)-N(3))-methyltransferase RlmH — MKLTILAVGRLARSPEVELVKLYVDRATAAGRALGLGPVEVVEVEAKKPGKAAEADVLRPHLTDAHVIACDERGAARASRDFAAEIARLRDQGVRRLVFLIGGADGLDPALVASANGKLAFGPQTWPHALARAMLAEQVYRAVTILAGGPYHRD, encoded by the coding sequence TTGAAGCTGACGATCCTGGCGGTCGGGCGTCTGGCCCGTTCCCCCGAGGTCGAGCTGGTGAAGCTCTATGTGGACCGCGCCACCGCGGCCGGTCGTGCGCTCGGCCTTGGCCCCGTCGAGGTGGTCGAGGTCGAGGCCAAGAAGCCCGGCAAGGCCGCTGAGGCCGATGTCCTGCGCCCGCACCTGACCGACGCCCACGTCATCGCCTGCGATGAGCGGGGCGCCGCGCGCGCGTCCCGCGACTTCGCCGCCGAGATCGCCCGGCTGCGCGACCAGGGGGTGCGGCGGCTGGTGTTCTTGATCGGCGGCGCCGATGGCCTCGATCCCGCCCTTGTGGCCAGCGCCAACGGCAAGCTGGCCTTCGGTCCCCAGACATGGCCCCATGCGCTCGCCCGCGCCATGCTGGCCGAACAGGTCTATCGGGCGGTGACCATCCTGGCCGGCGGCCCCTATCACCGTGACTGA
- the rsfS gene encoding ribosome silencing factor codes for MSPDPAPSAHETPISTEVSSDIQNRISALEDLILARLDDDKAQDVVFIDLKGKSAVADGLIVASGRSHRHVGAMADHLLRALKDEGYGKVRVEGMPHCDWVLIDTGDVIIHLFRPEVRTFYNIEKIWSVDSAHIAFT; via the coding sequence CTGAGCCCTGACCCTGCGCCGAGTGCGCACGAAACCCCGATTTCCACCGAGGTTTCCTCCGATATCCAGAACCGCATCAGCGCTCTGGAAGACCTGATCCTGGCGCGTCTCGACGACGACAAAGCCCAGGACGTCGTGTTCATCGACCTGAAGGGTAAGAGCGCGGTGGCCGACGGCCTGATCGTCGCCTCTGGCCGTTCGCACCGCCATGTCGGCGCCATGGCCGACCACCTGCTGCGCGCCCTCAAGGACGAGGGCTACGGCAAGGTGCGCGTCGAGGGCATGCCCCATTGCGACTGGGTGCTGATCGACACCGGCGACGTGATCATCCACCTGTTCCGTCCCGAGGTCCGCACCTTCTACAACATCGAAAAGATCTGGTCGGTGGACTCGGCCCACATCGCCTTCACTTGA
- a CDS encoding nicotinate-nucleotide adenylyltransferase, translating to MWFAGPARRVPEAGRPATLRLGFTLTRGMRVGLYGGSFNPVHAGHAHVAETARRRLKLDRVIWLVSPQNPLKSSKDTASLAERMAAVRKVARGRAMIVSDAETAIGSTYTIDTLRVLKARFPGVKFVWIMGADSLASFHRWRGWTQIMGGAPVAVVSRPWISLKSRFSPAARRFSHARRPASQGPILAGAKPPRWVFLTGPLNFLSSTAMRARMGGSRS from the coding sequence ATGTGGTTCGCGGGACCCGCCCGGCGCGTCCCTGAGGCCGGCCGGCCCGCGACCCTGCGCCTGGGCTTTACGCTCACGCGGGGTATGCGGGTGGGGCTCTATGGCGGCTCGTTCAATCCGGTCCACGCCGGCCATGCCCACGTGGCCGAGACCGCGCGGCGGCGGCTGAAGCTGGACCGGGTGATCTGGCTGGTCTCGCCGCAAAACCCGCTGAAGTCGTCGAAGGACACCGCCAGCCTCGCCGAGCGCATGGCCGCCGTGCGCAAGGTGGCGCGTGGCCGGGCGATGATCGTCTCCGACGCCGAGACCGCCATCGGCTCCACCTACACCATCGACACCCTGCGGGTGCTGAAGGCTCGGTTTCCGGGCGTGAAGTTCGTCTGGATCATGGGCGCGGACAGCCTGGCCAGCTTCCACCGCTGGCGCGGCTGGACGCAGATCATGGGCGGCGCGCCGGTCGCCGTGGTTTCCCGGCCCTGGATTTCCCTGAAAAGCCGCTTCTCGCCGGCCGCCCGGCGGTTCAGCCACGCCCGCCGTCCCGCCAGCCAGGGGCCCATCCTGGCCGGGGCCAAGCCGCCCCGCTGGGTGTTCCTCACCGGCCCCCTGAACTTCCTCTCCTCCACCGCCATGCGGGCGCGGATGGGTGGCTCAAGATCGTGA